A genomic stretch from Astatotilapia calliptera chromosome 4, fAstCal1.2, whole genome shotgun sequence includes:
- the LOC113020797 gene encoding uncharacterized protein LOC113020797 isoform X3 → MLCSYTLTETVTPSQCQVIDGLIYLQCENFPHIYPIPSQITGKILDGSTRAQSAYFLKKNIFQMYEKLIGACLENGSHWTLFVSCTDFALSLVHDTFQCPSLGKLKAQAYHIHLFTKQFCDIPKRTIVYMNSFGESEVRKSAVLKNWSSFASARGCTGEWTLSHVSHPHQQDGNSCGVHVIMFAQSLIDGKTQVEEYNTEITKLRSRLCHYLFSSIDRTRKCSQCWCVIAAKDRVQCQKCGAYKHMRCSKSVCGICIFCETQCSTAEGKELCSIVGGYTGGAIEVASEECHQGKHQAANDKGKVPKGENICSKSTSNSEIGRLTVRDEGTQTERDEGTQTEDNEKETEVYGTSLSTDNAAADDVDRIDADTEFQTDSEGTSTVYRVHGRLSVPSSKKKTYTITEDEIKRRINAENMSVHVFRGLIGGRKAKLPAMILDRPKKAKTKVTVFSVLSEEEAGELALGFAGRLACDVTTDMVCKGIDHSSADMTKQTLLKIQHNLKHELTDSSTFSLLTHTFGPAALDSVISFLCEKLDLVS, encoded by the exons ATGTTATGTTCTTACACCCTTACAGAAACTGTGACTCCTTCACAATGTCAG gTAATAGATGGCCTAATCTATTTGCAGTGTGAG aATTTCCCTCACATTTATCCAATACCAAGCCAAATCACTGGAAAAATTTTGGATGGGTCCACAAGAGCACAAAGTGCATACTTTTTGAAG aaaaacatctttcagATGTATGAGAAATTGATTGGAGCCTGTCTGGAAAACGGCAGCCACTGGACCTTGTTTGTAAGTTGCACAGATTTTGCACTCTCTCTAGTGCATGATACTTTTCAGTGTCCCTCATTAGGAAAGCTCAAGGCCCAAGCCTACCATATCcatctttttacaaaacagtTTTGTGACATACCCAAGAGGACCATAGTCTATATGAATTCATTTGGCGAGTCGGAGGTCAGAAAAAGTGCGGTGTTGAAAAACTGGAG CTCATTTGCTTCAGCAAGAGGCTGCACTGGAGAGTGGACCTTGTCACATGTGAGCCACCCACATCAACAGGATGGGAACTCATGTGGAGTGCATGTCATAATG TTTGCCCAATCTCTCATTGACGGTAAAACACAAGTGGAGGAGTACAACACTGAAATCACAAAGCTCAGGTCCCGACTTTGCCACTACTTATTTTCCTCAATAG ATCGAACTAGGAAGTGCAGTCAGTGCTGGTGTGTGATTGCAGCCAAAGACCGG gtGCAGTGCCAGAAATGTGGTGCATACAAGCACATGCGTTGTTCAAAGTCTGTTTGTGGCATCTGTATCTTCTGTGAGA CACAGTGCAGCACAGCAGAGGGAAAGGAGTTGTGCAGCATAGTGGGTGGCTATACAGGAGGAGCAATAGAAGTAGCCAGTGAAGAATGTCATCAGGGAAAGCATCAGGCAGCGAATGACAAAGGAAAAGTTCCTAAGGGAGAGAACATCTGCAGCAAATCGACAAGTAACAGTGAGATAGGAAGACTGACAGTCagagatgaaggtacacagactgaaagagatgaaggtacacagactgaagacaacgaaaaagaaacagaagtatACGGCACAAGTCTGAGTACAgataatgctgctgctgatgatgtTGACAGGATCGATGCAGATACAGAATTCCAAACTGATTCAGAAGGAACTAGTACAGTTTACAGAGTGCATGGTCGCTTATCTGTACCaagctcaaaaaagaaaacctacacAATAACAGAAGACGAGATCAAGCGCAGAATCAACGCAGAGAACATGTCAGTTCATGTTTTCAGAGGTTTGATTGGG ggcCGTAAAGCCAAACTGCCCGCAATGATTCTTGACAGGCCTAAGAAGGCCAAAACTAAAGTAACAGTGTTTAGTGTTCtgagtgaagaggaggctggGGAGCTAGCCCTCGGGTTTGCCGGAAGATTGGCCTGCGATGTCACAACAGACATGGTCTGTAAAGGCATCGACCATTCAAGTGCTGATATGACAAA ACAGACTCTTCTCAAAATCCAACACAATCTTAAACATGAGCTGACTGATTCCTCAACCTTCAGTTTGCTGACACACACCTTTGGCCCCGCTGCACTGGATTCTGTCATTTCATTCCTGTGTGAAAAACTTGATCTTGTCTCTTAA
- the LOC113020797 gene encoding uncharacterized protein LOC113020797 isoform X1 translates to MFLHPYRNCDSFTMSDYLVGVAGPNSIGISSLKSLFDQTNISDEVIDGLIYLQCENFPHIYPIPSQITGKILDGSTRAQSAYFLKKNIFQMYEKLIGACLENGSHWTLFVSCTDFALSLVHDTFQCPSLGKLKAQAYHIHLFTKQFCDIPKRTIVYMNSFGESEVRKSAVLKNWSSFASARGCTGEWTLSHVSHPHQQDGNSCGVHVIMFAQSLIDGKTQVEEYNTEITKLRSRLCHYLFSSIDRTRKCSQCWCVIAAKDRVQCQKCGAYKHMRCSKSVCGICIFCETQCSTAEGKELCSIVGGYTGGAIEVASEECHQGKHQAANDKGKVPKGENICSKSTSNSEIGRLTVRDEGTQTERDEGTQTEDNEKETEVYGTSLSTDNAAADDVDRIDADTEFQTDSEGTSTVYRVHGRLSVPSSKKKTYTITEDEIKRRINAENMSVHVFRGLIGGRKAKLPAMILDRPKKAKTKVTVFSVLSEEEAGELALGFAGRLACDVTTDMVCKGIDHSSADMTKQTLLKIQHNLKHELTDSSTFSLLTHTFGPAALDSVISFLCEKLDLVS, encoded by the exons ATGTTCTTACACCCTTACAGAAACTGTGACTCCTTCACAATGTCAG ATTACCTTGTGGGAGTAGCTGGACCAAACTCTATTGGTATTTCAAGTTTGAAATCCCTGTTTGACCAGACTAACATTTCAGATGAG gTAATAGATGGCCTAATCTATTTGCAGTGTGAG aATTTCCCTCACATTTATCCAATACCAAGCCAAATCACTGGAAAAATTTTGGATGGGTCCACAAGAGCACAAAGTGCATACTTTTTGAAG aaaaacatctttcagATGTATGAGAAATTGATTGGAGCCTGTCTGGAAAACGGCAGCCACTGGACCTTGTTTGTAAGTTGCACAGATTTTGCACTCTCTCTAGTGCATGATACTTTTCAGTGTCCCTCATTAGGAAAGCTCAAGGCCCAAGCCTACCATATCcatctttttacaaaacagtTTTGTGACATACCCAAGAGGACCATAGTCTATATGAATTCATTTGGCGAGTCGGAGGTCAGAAAAAGTGCGGTGTTGAAAAACTGGAG CTCATTTGCTTCAGCAAGAGGCTGCACTGGAGAGTGGACCTTGTCACATGTGAGCCACCCACATCAACAGGATGGGAACTCATGTGGAGTGCATGTCATAATG TTTGCCCAATCTCTCATTGACGGTAAAACACAAGTGGAGGAGTACAACACTGAAATCACAAAGCTCAGGTCCCGACTTTGCCACTACTTATTTTCCTCAATAG ATCGAACTAGGAAGTGCAGTCAGTGCTGGTGTGTGATTGCAGCCAAAGACCGG gtGCAGTGCCAGAAATGTGGTGCATACAAGCACATGCGTTGTTCAAAGTCTGTTTGTGGCATCTGTATCTTCTGTGAGA CACAGTGCAGCACAGCAGAGGGAAAGGAGTTGTGCAGCATAGTGGGTGGCTATACAGGAGGAGCAATAGAAGTAGCCAGTGAAGAATGTCATCAGGGAAAGCATCAGGCAGCGAATGACAAAGGAAAAGTTCCTAAGGGAGAGAACATCTGCAGCAAATCGACAAGTAACAGTGAGATAGGAAGACTGACAGTCagagatgaaggtacacagactgaaagagatgaaggtacacagactgaagacaacgaaaaagaaacagaagtatACGGCACAAGTCTGAGTACAgataatgctgctgctgatgatgtTGACAGGATCGATGCAGATACAGAATTCCAAACTGATTCAGAAGGAACTAGTACAGTTTACAGAGTGCATGGTCGCTTATCTGTACCaagctcaaaaaagaaaacctacacAATAACAGAAGACGAGATCAAGCGCAGAATCAACGCAGAGAACATGTCAGTTCATGTTTTCAGAGGTTTGATTGGG ggcCGTAAAGCCAAACTGCCCGCAATGATTCTTGACAGGCCTAAGAAGGCCAAAACTAAAGTAACAGTGTTTAGTGTTCtgagtgaagaggaggctggGGAGCTAGCCCTCGGGTTTGCCGGAAGATTGGCCTGCGATGTCACAACAGACATGGTCTGTAAAGGCATCGACCATTCAAGTGCTGATATGACAAA ACAGACTCTTCTCAAAATCCAACACAATCTTAAACATGAGCTGACTGATTCCTCAACCTTCAGTTTGCTGACACACACCTTTGGCCCCGCTGCACTGGATTCTGTCATTTCATTCCTGTGTGAAAAACTTGATCTTGTCTCTTAA
- the LOC113020797 gene encoding uncharacterized protein LOC113020797 isoform X4 encodes MFLHPYRNCDSFTMSDYLVGVAGPNSIGISSLKSLFDQTNISDEVIDGLIYLQCENFPHIYPIPSQITGKILDGSTRAQSAYFLKKNIFQMYEKLIGACLENGSHWTLFFCDIPKRTIVYMNSFGESEVRKSAVLKNWSSFASARGCTGEWTLSHVSHPHQQDGNSCGVHVIMFAQSLIDGKTQVEEYNTEITKLRSRLCHYLFSSIDRTRKCSQCWCVIAAKDRVQCQKCGAYKHMRCSKSVCGICIFCETQCSTAEGKELCSIVGGYTGGAIEVASEECHQGKHQAANDKGKVPKGENICSKSTSNSEIGRLTVRDEGTQTERDEGTQTEDNEKETEVYGTSLSTDNAAADDVDRIDADTEFQTDSEGTSTVYRVHGRLSVPSSKKKTYTITEDEIKRRINAENMSVHVFRGLIGGRKAKLPAMILDRPKKAKTKVTVFSVLSEEEAGELALGFAGRLACDVTTDMVCKGIDHSSADMTKQTLLKIQHNLKHELTDSSTFSLLTHTFGPAALDSVISFLCEKLDLVS; translated from the exons ATGTTCTTACACCCTTACAGAAACTGTGACTCCTTCACAATGTCAG ATTACCTTGTGGGAGTAGCTGGACCAAACTCTATTGGTATTTCAAGTTTGAAATCCCTGTTTGACCAGACTAACATTTCAGATGAG gTAATAGATGGCCTAATCTATTTGCAGTGTGAG aATTTCCCTCACATTTATCCAATACCAAGCCAAATCACTGGAAAAATTTTGGATGGGTCCACAAGAGCACAAAGTGCATACTTTTTGAAG aaaaacatctttcagATGTATGAGAAATTGATTGGAGCCTGTCTGGAAAACGGCAGCCACTGGACCTTGTTT tTTTGTGACATACCCAAGAGGACCATAGTCTATATGAATTCATTTGGCGAGTCGGAGGTCAGAAAAAGTGCGGTGTTGAAAAACTGGAG CTCATTTGCTTCAGCAAGAGGCTGCACTGGAGAGTGGACCTTGTCACATGTGAGCCACCCACATCAACAGGATGGGAACTCATGTGGAGTGCATGTCATAATG TTTGCCCAATCTCTCATTGACGGTAAAACACAAGTGGAGGAGTACAACACTGAAATCACAAAGCTCAGGTCCCGACTTTGCCACTACTTATTTTCCTCAATAG ATCGAACTAGGAAGTGCAGTCAGTGCTGGTGTGTGATTGCAGCCAAAGACCGG gtGCAGTGCCAGAAATGTGGTGCATACAAGCACATGCGTTGTTCAAAGTCTGTTTGTGGCATCTGTATCTTCTGTGAGA CACAGTGCAGCACAGCAGAGGGAAAGGAGTTGTGCAGCATAGTGGGTGGCTATACAGGAGGAGCAATAGAAGTAGCCAGTGAAGAATGTCATCAGGGAAAGCATCAGGCAGCGAATGACAAAGGAAAAGTTCCTAAGGGAGAGAACATCTGCAGCAAATCGACAAGTAACAGTGAGATAGGAAGACTGACAGTCagagatgaaggtacacagactgaaagagatgaaggtacacagactgaagacaacgaaaaagaaacagaagtatACGGCACAAGTCTGAGTACAgataatgctgctgctgatgatgtTGACAGGATCGATGCAGATACAGAATTCCAAACTGATTCAGAAGGAACTAGTACAGTTTACAGAGTGCATGGTCGCTTATCTGTACCaagctcaaaaaagaaaacctacacAATAACAGAAGACGAGATCAAGCGCAGAATCAACGCAGAGAACATGTCAGTTCATGTTTTCAGAGGTTTGATTGGG ggcCGTAAAGCCAAACTGCCCGCAATGATTCTTGACAGGCCTAAGAAGGCCAAAACTAAAGTAACAGTGTTTAGTGTTCtgagtgaagaggaggctggGGAGCTAGCCCTCGGGTTTGCCGGAAGATTGGCCTGCGATGTCACAACAGACATGGTCTGTAAAGGCATCGACCATTCAAGTGCTGATATGACAAA ACAGACTCTTCTCAAAATCCAACACAATCTTAAACATGAGCTGACTGATTCCTCAACCTTCAGTTTGCTGACACACACCTTTGGCCCCGCTGCACTGGATTCTGTCATTTCATTCCTGTGTGAAAAACTTGATCTTGTCTCTTAA
- the LOC113020797 gene encoding uncharacterized protein LOC113020797 isoform X5: MFLHPYRNCDSFTMSDYLVGVAGPNSIGISSLKSLFDQTNISDEVIDGLIYLQCENFPHIYPIPSQITGKILDGSTRAQSAYFLKKNIFQMYEKLIGACLENGSHWTLFFAQSLIDGKTQVEEYNTEITKLRSRLCHYLFSSIDRTRKCSQCWCVIAAKDRVQCQKCGAYKHMRCSKSVCGICIFCETQCSTAEGKELCSIVGGYTGGAIEVASEECHQGKHQAANDKGKVPKGENICSKSTSNSEIGRLTVRDEGTQTERDEGTQTEDNEKETEVYGTSLSTDNAAADDVDRIDADTEFQTDSEGTSTVYRVHGRLSVPSSKKKTYTITEDEIKRRINAENMSVHVFRGLIGGRKAKLPAMILDRPKKAKTKVTVFSVLSEEEAGELALGFAGRLACDVTTDMVCKGIDHSSADMTKQTLLKIQHNLKHELTDSSTFSLLTHTFGPAALDSVISFLCEKLDLVS, from the exons ATGTTCTTACACCCTTACAGAAACTGTGACTCCTTCACAATGTCAG ATTACCTTGTGGGAGTAGCTGGACCAAACTCTATTGGTATTTCAAGTTTGAAATCCCTGTTTGACCAGACTAACATTTCAGATGAG gTAATAGATGGCCTAATCTATTTGCAGTGTGAG aATTTCCCTCACATTTATCCAATACCAAGCCAAATCACTGGAAAAATTTTGGATGGGTCCACAAGAGCACAAAGTGCATACTTTTTGAAG aaaaacatctttcagATGTATGAGAAATTGATTGGAGCCTGTCTGGAAAACGGCAGCCACTGGACCTTGTTT TTTGCCCAATCTCTCATTGACGGTAAAACACAAGTGGAGGAGTACAACACTGAAATCACAAAGCTCAGGTCCCGACTTTGCCACTACTTATTTTCCTCAATAG ATCGAACTAGGAAGTGCAGTCAGTGCTGGTGTGTGATTGCAGCCAAAGACCGG gtGCAGTGCCAGAAATGTGGTGCATACAAGCACATGCGTTGTTCAAAGTCTGTTTGTGGCATCTGTATCTTCTGTGAGA CACAGTGCAGCACAGCAGAGGGAAAGGAGTTGTGCAGCATAGTGGGTGGCTATACAGGAGGAGCAATAGAAGTAGCCAGTGAAGAATGTCATCAGGGAAAGCATCAGGCAGCGAATGACAAAGGAAAAGTTCCTAAGGGAGAGAACATCTGCAGCAAATCGACAAGTAACAGTGAGATAGGAAGACTGACAGTCagagatgaaggtacacagactgaaagagatgaaggtacacagactgaagacaacgaaaaagaaacagaagtatACGGCACAAGTCTGAGTACAgataatgctgctgctgatgatgtTGACAGGATCGATGCAGATACAGAATTCCAAACTGATTCAGAAGGAACTAGTACAGTTTACAGAGTGCATGGTCGCTTATCTGTACCaagctcaaaaaagaaaacctacacAATAACAGAAGACGAGATCAAGCGCAGAATCAACGCAGAGAACATGTCAGTTCATGTTTTCAGAGGTTTGATTGGG ggcCGTAAAGCCAAACTGCCCGCAATGATTCTTGACAGGCCTAAGAAGGCCAAAACTAAAGTAACAGTGTTTAGTGTTCtgagtgaagaggaggctggGGAGCTAGCCCTCGGGTTTGCCGGAAGATTGGCCTGCGATGTCACAACAGACATGGTCTGTAAAGGCATCGACCATTCAAGTGCTGATATGACAAA ACAGACTCTTCTCAAAATCCAACACAATCTTAAACATGAGCTGACTGATTCCTCAACCTTCAGTTTGCTGACACACACCTTTGGCCCCGCTGCACTGGATTCTGTCATTTCATTCCTGTGTGAAAAACTTGATCTTGTCTCTTAA
- the LOC113020797 gene encoding uncharacterized protein LOC113020797 isoform X2, with translation MSDYLVGVAGPNSIGISSLKSLFDQTNISDEVIDGLIYLQCENFPHIYPIPSQITGKILDGSTRAQSAYFLKKNIFQMYEKLIGACLENGSHWTLFVSCTDFALSLVHDTFQCPSLGKLKAQAYHIHLFTKQFCDIPKRTIVYMNSFGESEVRKSAVLKNWSSFASARGCTGEWTLSHVSHPHQQDGNSCGVHVIMFAQSLIDGKTQVEEYNTEITKLRSRLCHYLFSSIDRTRKCSQCWCVIAAKDRVQCQKCGAYKHMRCSKSVCGICIFCETQCSTAEGKELCSIVGGYTGGAIEVASEECHQGKHQAANDKGKVPKGENICSKSTSNSEIGRLTVRDEGTQTERDEGTQTEDNEKETEVYGTSLSTDNAAADDVDRIDADTEFQTDSEGTSTVYRVHGRLSVPSSKKKTYTITEDEIKRRINAENMSVHVFRGLIGGRKAKLPAMILDRPKKAKTKVTVFSVLSEEEAGELALGFAGRLACDVTTDMVCKGIDHSSADMTKQTLLKIQHNLKHELTDSSTFSLLTHTFGPAALDSVISFLCEKLDLVS, from the exons ATGTCAG ATTACCTTGTGGGAGTAGCTGGACCAAACTCTATTGGTATTTCAAGTTTGAAATCCCTGTTTGACCAGACTAACATTTCAGATGAG gTAATAGATGGCCTAATCTATTTGCAGTGTGAG aATTTCCCTCACATTTATCCAATACCAAGCCAAATCACTGGAAAAATTTTGGATGGGTCCACAAGAGCACAAAGTGCATACTTTTTGAAG aaaaacatctttcagATGTATGAGAAATTGATTGGAGCCTGTCTGGAAAACGGCAGCCACTGGACCTTGTTTGTAAGTTGCACAGATTTTGCACTCTCTCTAGTGCATGATACTTTTCAGTGTCCCTCATTAGGAAAGCTCAAGGCCCAAGCCTACCATATCcatctttttacaaaacagtTTTGTGACATACCCAAGAGGACCATAGTCTATATGAATTCATTTGGCGAGTCGGAGGTCAGAAAAAGTGCGGTGTTGAAAAACTGGAG CTCATTTGCTTCAGCAAGAGGCTGCACTGGAGAGTGGACCTTGTCACATGTGAGCCACCCACATCAACAGGATGGGAACTCATGTGGAGTGCATGTCATAATG TTTGCCCAATCTCTCATTGACGGTAAAACACAAGTGGAGGAGTACAACACTGAAATCACAAAGCTCAGGTCCCGACTTTGCCACTACTTATTTTCCTCAATAG ATCGAACTAGGAAGTGCAGTCAGTGCTGGTGTGTGATTGCAGCCAAAGACCGG gtGCAGTGCCAGAAATGTGGTGCATACAAGCACATGCGTTGTTCAAAGTCTGTTTGTGGCATCTGTATCTTCTGTGAGA CACAGTGCAGCACAGCAGAGGGAAAGGAGTTGTGCAGCATAGTGGGTGGCTATACAGGAGGAGCAATAGAAGTAGCCAGTGAAGAATGTCATCAGGGAAAGCATCAGGCAGCGAATGACAAAGGAAAAGTTCCTAAGGGAGAGAACATCTGCAGCAAATCGACAAGTAACAGTGAGATAGGAAGACTGACAGTCagagatgaaggtacacagactgaaagagatgaaggtacacagactgaagacaacgaaaaagaaacagaagtatACGGCACAAGTCTGAGTACAgataatgctgctgctgatgatgtTGACAGGATCGATGCAGATACAGAATTCCAAACTGATTCAGAAGGAACTAGTACAGTTTACAGAGTGCATGGTCGCTTATCTGTACCaagctcaaaaaagaaaacctacacAATAACAGAAGACGAGATCAAGCGCAGAATCAACGCAGAGAACATGTCAGTTCATGTTTTCAGAGGTTTGATTGGG ggcCGTAAAGCCAAACTGCCCGCAATGATTCTTGACAGGCCTAAGAAGGCCAAAACTAAAGTAACAGTGTTTAGTGTTCtgagtgaagaggaggctggGGAGCTAGCCCTCGGGTTTGCCGGAAGATTGGCCTGCGATGTCACAACAGACATGGTCTGTAAAGGCATCGACCATTCAAGTGCTGATATGACAAA ACAGACTCTTCTCAAAATCCAACACAATCTTAAACATGAGCTGACTGATTCCTCAACCTTCAGTTTGCTGACACACACCTTTGGCCCCGCTGCACTGGATTCTGTCATTTCATTCCTGTGTGAAAAACTTGATCTTGTCTCTTAA